The following proteins are co-located in the Bathymodiolus thermophilus thioautotrophic gill symbiont genome:
- a CDS encoding DUF1566 domain-containing protein gives MVFNLLKYLLVMLVLVLQSCGGGSESSPKTSSGFLSAAPINDANCAIYKITSEGVKGDKLTSTISNKGTVVFSNVGYSGKALIECSAGGKYIDETTGNEKLSPILRVTLNFIEGEKFAITPLTEIATQIDSNLNNVINIHNDTVANAFGLSGKNITSILPADVDKMDLINDDAGNYAMILAMLSKLESQNTSEGSNLSEIINSLKADLIDGTLDQTTAGKLSTAFSALDSKFKNTNFTNIKGSVISNAINTSFVGAKLVSASSGSVDKISLDWMEASGDDIEYEVHISTTKDFEPSASTLKLTTKELSASIDATLTADTLYYATIVAKNTESSRPSNQLSVKTSRVAATQKTGLKISTEKLVASDDGIITTQATVVKDEIIFSTIDNSAQLKQVVSVTTNATGETVAETKSINLRDVYQNLSFSSSIKLEEVADTANTTVVQSQSIGAYQNQSFLSQAFGQTQNANIKTTKQYKRQWKSGLVMGSTHYAKANQLSVNSAALHAVSTYSAFSNSASSEVASDSQGDFKGSIPKVLITKVGESLNQLITLTSLQEKQDFNFPNIDKTDADFESKLEAQKTVCRDANGAFEKNNINFWVDNYCSDASVKICRLTTSIETTKPENVNSSNLPIIEVNNNQPYLKWSPRIENVDQEAGEPYLLDIDIDTIQGVACGTDYEKTNGEDTIDLNNVKLYANNPLPTENGGVKLADAEKTILFENSNFSINNKFKANFSPEIKVNFDIQLGSIKKAEAGVKAVLEFGNLFTIKAQGSGSHIFTPKPIKTHRFLKIVQAGVVPVVLIGDLRFMAIAEIEASGKLDAVVESEAKLTMSINMVYNTSTKKWEISKDKEFAYKFKAGGKANAEATVIVRIIPTLEVSLYEAAAFHASLEPYLYSTVGVNGEINLTLSNEQSVLTDSAVQFTKLEAGIGMDIRVYAGPAWNATDQFLLNNLIYPEGAVYAPTKLGSKRLRSVNFMNSSSEYHRRLTRAYYQTIRDDYKTFEVLAKNKILGIPRLSYTINTSDKPPSDINSRAIKLIPSCTAVDNIFYTSLGLGKKNYIKCANWSIEKISNNFDITLDRGGEFYWLTPNDISSNILRLVNNSSLGWARQYIRIENTYLAVDANSIPDYFKNRYGLTDTNQDQDNDGFSNLAEFKAGTDPSNQLSRPLTALNQPTNFNVIAGNELVNLRWDRVPGADGYTVYRSTSNITNLSGLSKINTNTLAQTISNLTNNTTYYFVITAVKEGVESTPSVVVSATPVATLSKPLIANLPAKHLILNNSITAFAFNNMGGIADSCSVLSLPSGLSVTPTSGSCQISGTPTTLQDATTYTIKVANTAGDDTATISISVGLDMPKNLTATKGNATVALTWDVVSGAIGYQVYYAKQSFSSIGSNLSNYASLNGGSLLQNITGNSKTIANLTNDTKYYFVIIAVKDTFESGGSNEATTTPQAQVGATLTETLNDTGITWGGYDLTGNNVTCTGMVISAQDCSHGRDARAAAGTLTKVGDGRAGFDFTKLGSTGNVLTIQNATWTTGGTGTESAGTKWSCVKDNHTGLVWEVKTDDGSKDNNTTDNTHTNIHHKDNRYRWGGKTALGRIHTEKEGTYHNDWTGLVDGTNTANFCGGNNWRVPTLGELRSIADLSTISPAIDSHYFPNTTANDFWSSSPYTGNSSGAWRLDFDDGYDYTYNRNYNYYVRLVRSEQ, from the coding sequence ATGGTGTTTAACTTGTTAAAGTATTTGTTGGTTATGTTGGTCTTGGTATTGCAATCTTGTGGCGGTGGTAGTGAGTCATCGCCAAAGACCTCTTCTGGTTTCTTGTCCGCTGCGCCAATTAATGATGCAAATTGTGCTATTTATAAAATCACTTCAGAAGGTGTAAAAGGTGATAAATTAACCTCTACGATTAGCAACAAGGGTACCGTTGTGTTTAGTAATGTTGGCTATTCTGGTAAGGCTTTAATTGAATGTTCTGCTGGTGGAAAATATATTGATGAAACAACAGGCAATGAAAAACTATCGCCAATATTACGAGTAACACTTAATTTTATCGAAGGTGAAAAATTTGCCATCACGCCACTAACCGAAATTGCCACACAGATTGACAGCAATCTTAATAATGTTATTAATATTCATAATGACACAGTCGCCAATGCTTTTGGCTTGTCAGGAAAAAACATCACCTCCATCCTCCCTGCAGATGTTGATAAAATGGATTTAATTAATGATGATGCTGGAAATTATGCAATGATTTTAGCAATGCTTTCAAAACTTGAAAGCCAAAACACAAGTGAGGGTAGCAACCTTAGCGAAATTATAAATTCACTCAAAGCCGATTTAATTGATGGCACACTAGATCAAACAACTGCAGGAAAATTATCAACCGCATTTAGTGCCTTAGATTCCAAATTTAAAAATACTAATTTTACCAATATTAAAGGCAGTGTTATTAGTAATGCAATCAACACCTCTTTTGTTGGTGCAAAGTTGGTTTCTGCTTCCTCGGGCTCAGTAGATAAAATATCGCTAGATTGGATGGAAGCCTCAGGTGATGACATTGAATACGAAGTACATATTTCAACCACAAAAGATTTTGAGCCTTCTGCAAGCACCCTGAAACTTACTACCAAAGAATTATCAGCATCTATTGACGCAACCCTAACGGCTGATACCTTATATTACGCAACTATAGTGGCTAAAAATACCGAATCCAGCCGACCTTCAAACCAACTATCTGTTAAAACTTCCAGAGTGGCTGCCACGCAAAAGACAGGCTTGAAAATCAGCACTGAAAAATTAGTTGCCTCTGATGATGGCATTATTACCACTCAAGCAACCGTGGTAAAAGATGAAATTATCTTTTCCACTATTGATAATAGCGCTCAACTAAAACAAGTTGTTAGCGTTACCACAAATGCAACAGGCGAAACAGTTGCCGAAACCAAAAGCATAAACTTACGAGATGTTTATCAAAATTTGTCTTTTTCCAGTTCTATTAAATTAGAAGAAGTAGCCGATACTGCCAATACAACAGTTGTGCAGTCTCAAAGTATTGGCGCTTACCAAAATCAAAGTTTTTTATCTCAAGCGTTTGGACAAACTCAAAACGCAAATATCAAAACCACTAAGCAATATAAACGCCAATGGAAATCAGGCTTAGTTATGGGTTCAACTCATTATGCTAAAGCCAATCAACTTAGTGTAAATAGTGCAGCATTGCATGCTGTTAGCACATACAGTGCATTTTCCAATAGTGCTAGTAGTGAAGTTGCTTCTGACAGTCAAGGTGATTTTAAAGGCTCAATCCCAAAGGTGCTAATTACCAAGGTGGGGGAAAGCCTTAATCAGTTAATTACATTAACAAGTTTGCAGGAAAAACAAGATTTTAACTTTCCCAATATAGACAAAACTGATGCAGATTTTGAAAGCAAACTAGAAGCACAAAAAACAGTGTGTAGAGATGCGAATGGCGCATTTGAAAAAAATAATATAAATTTTTGGGTTGATAATTATTGTAGTGATGCATCTGTGAAAATATGTCGTTTGACAACTTCCATAGAAACAACAAAACCAGAAAATGTCAACAGTAGTAATCTTCCTATTATTGAAGTGAATAACAACCAGCCTTATTTAAAATGGAGTCCAAGAATAGAAAATGTTGATCAAGAAGCGGGCGAGCCCTATTTGTTAGATATTGATATTGACACCATTCAAGGCGTTGCCTGTGGCACAGACTATGAAAAAACGAATGGCGAAGACACCATCGATTTAAACAATGTTAAACTATATGCTAACAACCCCCTACCAACTGAAAATGGGGGCGTCAAACTTGCAGATGCAGAAAAAACAATATTGTTTGAAAATAGTAATTTTTCCATTAACAACAAATTTAAAGCAAATTTCTCCCCAGAAATTAAAGTTAATTTTGATATTCAATTAGGAAGTATCAAAAAAGCCGAAGCAGGCGTTAAAGCCGTATTAGAATTTGGCAATTTATTTACCATTAAAGCCCAAGGCAGTGGCTCACATATATTCACACCAAAACCCATTAAGACCCACAGATTTTTAAAAATAGTCCAAGCTGGCGTTGTTCCAGTCGTTTTGATTGGTGATTTACGCTTTATGGCAATCGCTGAAATAGAAGCAAGTGGTAAATTAGATGCTGTGGTAGAGAGTGAAGCCAAACTAACGATGAGCATTAATATGGTTTACAACACCAGTACCAAAAAATGGGAAATCAGCAAAGACAAAGAATTCGCCTATAAGTTTAAAGCAGGCGGCAAAGCCAATGCGGAAGCAACCGTTATTGTGCGTATTATTCCAACTCTAGAAGTGAGCCTGTATGAAGCCGCTGCTTTTCACGCCTCATTGGAGCCGTATTTATATTCCACAGTTGGGGTTAACGGTGAAATTAACCTAACATTAAGCAACGAACAAAGCGTGTTGACAGACTCTGCCGTACAATTTACCAAATTAGAGGCGGGGATTGGCATGGATATACGAGTTTATGCAGGCCCCGCTTGGAACGCCACTGATCAATTTTTACTAAACAATCTTATTTACCCTGAAGGAGCCGTATATGCACCTACTAAATTAGGGTCCAAGAGGCTCAGAAGTGTTAATTTTATGAACAGCAGTTCTGAATACCACCGAAGGCTAACCAGAGCCTATTACCAAACTATTCGTGATGACTATAAAACCTTTGAAGTTCTTGCCAAAAATAAAATTTTAGGCATCCCAAGGTTAAGTTATACCATTAATACCAGTGACAAGCCACCAAGCGACATTAACTCCAGAGCCATCAAACTTATACCAAGTTGCACAGCCGTGGACAATATATTTTATACTTCACTGGGTTTGGGCAAAAAGAACTACATAAAATGCGCCAATTGGAGCATAGAAAAAATCAGCAATAATTTTGACATCACACTTGACAGAGGCGGTGAATTCTACTGGCTTACCCCTAATGATATTAGTAGCAATATTTTGCGCTTAGTCAATAACTCTTCCCTCGGCTGGGCAAGGCAATATATTCGCATCGAAAACACATATCTGGCTGTTGATGCCAATTCAATACCTGATTATTTTAAAAATCGTTATGGTTTAACCGATACCAATCAAGACCAAGACAACGATGGCTTTAGTAATTTAGCAGAGTTTAAGGCAGGCACAGATCCAAGTAACCAACTTAGTCGTCCACTTACAGCCCTAAACCAACCCACTAACTTTAATGTTATTGCTGGTAATGAATTGGTAAATCTGCGTTGGGACAGAGTACCAGGTGCTGATGGTTATACTGTTTATCGTTCGACCAGTAACATTACCAATCTATCTGGCTTGAGTAAAATAAACACCAATACTCTGGCTCAAACCATTTCAAACTTAACCAACAACACAACCTATTATTTTGTCATTACCGCAGTAAAAGAGGGCGTTGAAAGCACGCCAAGTGTTGTGGTTAGTGCCACTCCTGTTGCCACATTGAGTAAACCACTAATCGCCAATTTACCAGCCAAACATTTAATTCTTAATAATAGCATTACAGCCTTTGCATTTAATAACATGGGTGGCATTGCTGATAGTTGCAGCGTTCTTAGCCTTCCAAGTGGTTTATCAGTAACACCTACCAGTGGCAGTTGCCAAATCTCTGGCACACCAACCACACTTCAAGATGCCACGACCTACACCATTAAAGTTGCTAATACAGCAGGCGATGACACAGCCACGATCAGTATCAGTGTTGGTTTGGATATGCCAAAAAATCTTACAGCAACCAAAGGCAATGCTACCGTTGCCTTAACTTGGGATGTAGTTAGTGGGGCAATAGGGTATCAAGTGTATTATGCCAAACAAAGTTTTAGCAGTATTGGTAGTAATTTATCCAACTACGCTTCTTTGAACGGTGGTTCATTATTGCAAAACATCACAGGCAATAGCAAAACGATTGCCAACTTAACCAATGACACAAAATATTATTTTGTCATTATAGCCGTTAAAGACACCTTTGAAAGTGGCGGATCTAACGAAGCAACAACCACTCCTCAAGCGCAAGTAGGCGCAACATTAACTGAAACGCTTAATGACACAGGCATAACTTGGGGTGGATATGACCTAACAGGTAACAATGTCACTTGCACAGGTATGGTTATATCAGCACAAGACTGTTCACACGGACGAGATGCTAGGGCAGCCGCTGGGACTTTAACAAAAGTGGGTGATGGTAGAGCGGGATTTGATTTCACCAAACTCGGTAGTACAGGTAATGTGCTAACCATTCAAAACGCAACCTGGACAACAGGCGGCACTGGCACAGAAAGTGCTGGCACTAAATGGTCTTGCGTGAAAGACAATCACACGGGATTGGTTTGGGAAGTAAAAACAGACGACGGCAGTAAAGACAATAATACTACCGACAATACCCATACCAATATTCACCATAAAGACAATCGTTATCGCTGGGGTGGAAAAACGGCACTTGGTAGAATCCATACTGAGAAGGAAGGCACTTA